In the genome of Persephonella sp. KM09-Lau-8, one region contains:
- the flhF gene encoding flagellar biosynthesis protein FlhF — protein sequence MEVKVYEGYDLEELIEKAKKELGEDIKILHYETIEEKRFFFLKGRKKYKLFVEPVEDDEPIEPVIKFEELLDKIEDIIDKKIQTTLPKYAQNMATPENLPPHIAPNTVEDKASKVLSELTGDALELANLLIEKDVQPEVAKKVVMAACGLDIDTNKWDLNTVTYKEALIKGIKENIKFTGAIDKITEKPGIFAFIGPTGVGKTTNLFKIASQLVINKNKKVAVISTDTFKVGAAQQARTYANILNIPFYSISESKKLKNIIEDLKEMDFILIDTVGRSHYDYWRLGEIKEILTGIQQEIKNILTISCNFKNEDAFEVVYKYQTFFPIHSLFFTKIDETKKPGLLLNLPVETRIPVSYLSTGQRVPEDLKVLSPEVIASYILGE from the coding sequence ATGGAGGTTAAAGTTTACGAAGGCTATGACCTTGAGGAGCTTATTGAAAAGGCAAAGAAAGAACTTGGGGAAGATATAAAGATACTCCATTATGAAACCATAGAAGAAAAAAGATTTTTCTTTCTCAAAGGCAGGAAGAAATACAAACTGTTTGTTGAACCTGTAGAAGATGATGAGCCTATAGAACCGGTAATAAAGTTTGAAGAACTTCTGGACAAAATTGAGGATATTATAGACAAAAAAATACAGACCACGCTTCCCAAATATGCACAAAATATGGCAACTCCTGAAAATCTACCACCCCATATTGCACCGAATACTGTAGAAGACAAAGCATCAAAAGTATTATCAGAACTTACCGGAGATGCACTTGAACTGGCAAATCTACTAATTGAAAAAGATGTTCAACCTGAAGTAGCCAAAAAAGTTGTTATGGCTGCCTGCGGTCTTGATATTGATACAAACAAATGGGATTTAAATACCGTAACCTACAAGGAAGCATTAATCAAAGGTATAAAAGAAAATATCAAATTCACAGGAGCAATAGATAAAATAACAGAAAAACCGGGAATATTTGCATTTATAGGACCAACCGGGGTAGGAAAAACCACAAATCTGTTTAAAATAGCATCCCAGCTTGTTATAAACAAAAACAAAAAAGTGGCAGTTATAAGCACAGATACTTTCAAAGTTGGTGCTGCACAACAGGCAAGAACTTATGCCAATATACTAAATATTCCTTTTTATTCTATTTCTGAATCCAAAAAGTTGAAAAATATAATTGAAGACCTGAAAGAGATGGATTTTATCCTGATAGATACAGTAGGAAGAAGCCATTATGATTACTGGCGTCTGGGAGAAATAAAAGAAATTCTGACAGGTATCCAACAGGAAATAAAAAATATCCTTACAATCAGTTGTAACTTTAAAAATGAGGATGCATTTGAGGTTGTATATAAATACCAGACATTCTTCCCGATACACTCTCTATTTTTTACAAAGATAGACGAAACCAAAAAACCTGGATTACTGCTTAATCTACCTGTAGAAACAAGAATTCCTGTTTCATACCTGAGCACAGGTCAGAGAGTTCCTGAAGACCTGAAAGTCCTTTCACCTGAGGTAATTGCTTCTTACATCCTTGGAGAATAA
- the flhA gene encoding flagellar biosynthesis protein FlhA, whose amino-acid sequence MGETLNTFFNKLTQYSDAVVVVLIITILGAMVLPVPPFLLDILLTASITFSIVILMTTLYVQHPLQLSSFPSLLLIATLFRLSLNVATTRRILLHGHEGPDAAGHVIQAFGEFVVGGSYIVGAIVFIILVTINYIVITKGTERISEVAARFTLDAMPGKQMAIDADLNAGIIDEKEAQQRRMQIQKEADFYGAMDGASKFIRGDAIAGMIIAIVNILGGLAIGIFQHHMDLQTALKNFTLLTIGDGLVSQIPSLVTSTAAGLMVTRAVSEENLGKEVFVQLTSFPKALYMASGSIFAMGIVPGMPFIPFSLLALLIGLTAFMMSQLLKKKEVEMAEEKAKELLKSTEVEEETVEEMLPQPELITFEIGYALIPYVDESQDGEIVRRIKSLRKQLSKEIGIIIPLIHIKDNLELKPGEYRILIKDIEVGRGEVHPDKLLAIDTGTTKGKIEGIPTKEPAFGLDAYWIDEKLKDKAKMLGYTVVDIPTVIITHLSEIIKKHAHEILGRSETKELIDALAEKYPVVKDIIPEQVPLNIVHRVLQNLLKENVPVRDLLTIVETLSDYITKTDDPEVLTEFVRQALNRVITSQYEKEGVLYAVTLGPKTENYIMEKVHENGGSLPPFEPTFVQKFVQDLTNQAQQFVLKQATPVLLTSPATRRFVRKIIEPYLPDFVVLSYAEINPKTKVNVLGVVEPYGG is encoded by the coding sequence ATGGGAGAAACCCTGAACACATTTTTTAACAAGCTTACCCAGTATTCAGATGCAGTTGTAGTTGTTCTTATAATAACGATTCTGGGGGCTATGGTTCTGCCTGTGCCCCCATTTTTACTGGATATACTTTTAACTGCCAGTATTACATTCTCAATCGTGATTCTTATGACTACCCTTTATGTTCAGCATCCACTTCAACTTTCATCATTTCCATCATTACTTCTTATAGCCACATTATTTAGACTATCTTTGAATGTGGCAACAACAAGGAGAATACTACTTCACGGGCATGAAGGCCCCGATGCAGCAGGACATGTAATACAGGCTTTTGGTGAATTCGTTGTAGGTGGGAGTTATATAGTCGGCGCAATAGTTTTTATAATCCTTGTAACAATTAACTATATTGTGATTACAAAAGGAACAGAAAGAATATCCGAAGTGGCTGCAAGATTTACACTTGATGCAATGCCTGGTAAACAGATGGCTATAGATGCTGACCTGAATGCAGGGATAATTGATGAAAAGGAAGCCCAACAAAGACGCATGCAGATTCAAAAGGAAGCAGATTTTTACGGAGCAATGGATGGTGCTTCCAAGTTTATAAGAGGAGATGCTATTGCAGGAATGATTATTGCCATAGTCAATATCTTAGGTGGACTTGCAATCGGTATCTTCCAACACCATATGGATTTACAAACGGCATTAAAAAACTTTACATTACTGACTATAGGTGATGGTCTTGTTTCACAGATTCCCTCACTGGTTACCTCGACAGCAGCTGGTCTGATGGTAACAAGGGCAGTTTCAGAGGAAAATCTTGGTAAAGAGGTTTTTGTTCAGCTAACCAGCTTTCCCAAAGCTCTGTATATGGCTTCAGGTTCAATATTTGCAATGGGTATAGTCCCAGGAATGCCTTTCATTCCATTTTCGCTACTGGCTTTATTGATAGGTCTTACAGCATTTATGATGTCTCAGCTCCTCAAGAAAAAAGAAGTTGAAATGGCAGAAGAAAAAGCAAAAGAGCTGCTAAAAAGCACGGAAGTTGAGGAAGAGACTGTTGAAGAAATGCTACCCCAGCCTGAGCTTATCACATTTGAGATAGGATATGCACTTATACCTTATGTTGATGAATCACAGGACGGGGAAATAGTCAGAAGGATAAAATCCCTTAGAAAACAGTTATCAAAAGAAATCGGAATAATAATCCCATTAATTCATATAAAAGATAATCTTGAGCTTAAGCCCGGTGAATACAGAATTCTCATAAAAGATATAGAAGTAGGAAGAGGAGAGGTTCATCCTGATAAACTACTTGCCATTGATACAGGAACAACAAAAGGAAAAATAGAAGGAATTCCAACAAAAGAGCCTGCATTTGGTCTTGATGCATACTGGATAGACGAAAAACTAAAAGACAAGGCAAAAATGTTAGGATATACAGTTGTTGATATTCCAACGGTAATAATCACCCATCTATCAGAAATCATTAAGAAACATGCCCATGAAATACTTGGCAGAAGTGAAACAAAAGAACTTATTGATGCACTGGCAGAAAAATATCCTGTGGTTAAGGATATTATTCCTGAGCAGGTGCCTCTAAATATTGTCCATAGAGTTTTACAAAACCTATTAAAAGAAAATGTGCCTGTAAGAGACCTGCTCACAATTGTTGAAACATTATCAGATTACATTACAAAAACAGATGACCCTGAAGTCCTCACAGAATTTGTCAGGCAGGCATTAAACAGGGTGATAACATCCCAGTATGAAAAGGAGGGAGTCCTATACGCCGTTACTCTGGGACCAAAAACAGAAAATTACATAATGGAAAAAGTCCATGAAAATGGCGGTTCACTGCCACCATTTGAGCCAACATTTGTTCAGAAATTTGTTCAGGATTTAACAAATCAGGCACAGCAGTTTGTATTAAAACAGGCAACTCCTGTATTACTTACCTCCCCTGCAACAAGGAGATTTGTTAGAAAAATAATAGAGCCATATCTACCTGACTTTGTGGTATTATCCTATGCAGAAATTAATCCAAAAACAAAAGTTAATGTCTTAGGGGTAGTTGAGCCGTATGGAGGTTAA
- a CDS encoding rod-binding protein — translation MINPDMKIRPYWDVKDISQLKDPEEIAQEFEAIFVRMIMKEFRKTLNNGLFSSSFQSKMYLDMFDMQISEAISSSGQLGLKQYILDALQAYQKYSTGE, via the coding sequence ATGATAAATCCTGATATGAAAATAAGACCTTACTGGGATGTTAAAGATATTTCCCAGCTTAAAGACCCTGAAGAAATTGCACAGGAGTTTGAAGCTATTTTTGTGAGAATGATTATGAAAGAATTTAGAAAAACATTAAATAATGGCTTATTCTCCAGCTCCTTCCAGTCAAAAATGTATCTGGATATGTTTGATATGCAGATATCAGAAGCTATATCATCTTCCGGTCAACTTGGATTAAAACAGTACATTTTAGATGCTTTACAGGCTTATCAGAAATACTCAACTGGAGAATAA
- a CDS encoding flagellar basal body P-ring protein FlgI has product MRFAKILIALFIINIAFAGNTVKIKDEVNVMGVRPNYLIGYGIVVGLKGTGDGTTTRYTLISIANMLRKMGIYIDPAQVKTKNAAAVMVTANLPPFAKSGMTFDVTVASMGDAKDIGNGVLIRTPLFGPDGKVYAFAQGPVSTGGGFSESNKGGKITKNFPTTGVVVNGGIVERDLPFNYRDMKDIILTLKKPDFDTALQIENTINQHFNQKIATAIDATTVKVKLTPGTDPVKLTGQILNLSIKTDNEPTIVIYERTGTVIMSGDIKIDAPVYVSHGNIYVSVEKKPVISQPPPLSGGETVQTQQTQTTVVEEKGRIFSINSPRLKDLVEALNDMGVSPRDLIAIIQALKNTGKLHAKIVIM; this is encoded by the coding sequence ATGAGATTTGCAAAAATACTGATAGCACTTTTTATCATAAATATTGCATTTGCAGGAAATACTGTAAAAATCAAAGATGAAGTCAATGTAATGGGTGTCAGGCCAAACTACCTTATTGGATATGGTATTGTTGTTGGTCTGAAAGGTACCGGAGATGGAACAACAACAAGATACACCCTTATAAGTATTGCTAATATGCTCAGGAAAATGGGAATTTATATAGACCCAGCCCAAGTAAAAACCAAAAACGCCGCAGCAGTAATGGTGACTGCAAATCTTCCTCCTTTTGCAAAATCAGGTATGACCTTTGATGTAACAGTTGCATCAATGGGGGATGCAAAGGATATTGGAAATGGAGTTTTAATCAGAACTCCACTTTTTGGACCTGATGGAAAGGTTTATGCCTTTGCACAGGGTCCTGTTTCAACAGGTGGAGGTTTTTCGGAATCTAACAAAGGAGGAAAAATCACAAAAAACTTTCCAACAACAGGAGTTGTAGTTAACGGTGGAATTGTAGAAAGGGATTTACCTTTTAATTATCGGGATATGAAAGATATAATCCTTACCCTAAAAAAACCTGATTTTGATACAGCCCTGCAAATAGAAAACACAATAAATCAGCATTTCAACCAGAAAATTGCAACTGCAATAGATGCAACAACTGTTAAAGTAAAACTTACTCCTGGAACAGACCCGGTCAAACTGACAGGACAGATATTGAATTTATCAATAAAAACAGACAACGAACCTACTATCGTTATATACGAAAGAACAGGCACAGTTATAATGAGTGGTGATATAAAAATCGATGCCCCGGTGTATGTATCCCATGGAAATATCTATGTATCTGTTGAGAAAAAACCTGTGATATCACAACCTCCTCCATTATCCGGTGGTGAAACAGTACAGACTCAGCAAACCCAAACAACTGTGGTAGAAGAAAAAGGCAGAATTTTCTCAATAAATTCCCCAAGACTAAAAGACCTTGTTGAAGCTTTAAATGATATGGGAGTTTCCCCAAGAGACCTTATAGCAATTATTCAGGCACTGAAAAATACAGGCAAACTTCATGCTAAGATAGTAATAATGTAA
- a CDS encoding flagellar basal body L-ring protein FlgH — MQGNRRKYSLVYRWLPIVSVFLIFSCSQKQQALKPFEPKPPEVVYQQPQRPPGSLFTGIGTTNLFSDDKAYQVGDVITIKVVENIQGYGSANTQSSRDTNIDLEFPSPTILGKPFLNKNSLAGAKAGSKNSFQGKGKTDRRARLIANITARVVKVYPNGNLFIVGKKIIKINNDEQILRISGIVDPSSIEQDNSILSSKISDMYVEYNGKGFIADNQRPGWLAQFLSKIWPF, encoded by the coding sequence ATGCAAGGTAATAGGAGAAAATACAGTCTTGTTTATAGGTGGCTCCCGATAGTTTCAGTATTTCTAATATTTTCCTGTAGCCAGAAACAGCAGGCATTAAAACCTTTTGAACCTAAACCACCGGAAGTTGTATATCAGCAGCCACAAAGGCCTCCTGGTTCTTTATTTACAGGTATAGGAACTACAAATCTATTTTCCGATGATAAGGCATATCAGGTCGGTGATGTGATCACAATAAAAGTTGTTGAAAATATTCAGGGTTATGGCAGCGCAAATACCCAATCAAGCAGGGATACAAACATAGACCTTGAGTTTCCTTCTCCAACTATTTTAGGAAAACCCTTCCTGAACAAAAACAGCCTCGCCGGTGCAAAAGCTGGCTCTAAAAACAGCTTTCAGGGAAAAGGAAAAACAGACAGAAGGGCAAGGCTGATTGCCAATATAACAGCAAGGGTTGTTAAGGTTTATCCCAATGGTAACCTGTTTATAGTAGGCAAAAAAATTATAAAGATAAACAATGATGAGCAGATTTTAAGGATTTCAGGTATTGTTGACCCAAGCAGCATAGAGCAGGATAACTCAATACTATCCTCAAAAATCTCAGATATGTATGTTGAATACAACGGAAAAGGATTCATAGCTGATAATCAGCGTCCAGGATGGCTTGCCCAGTTTCTTTCAAAAATCTGGCCGTTCTAA
- the flgA gene encoding flagellar basal body P-ring formation chaperone FlgA — MQHLKVKIFLLFLLIFSLSYGETVITLKKYVNTDKTQIKLSDIATIRADTPSIKSFLSQIIVINNLNGTVKIYPKNIKQILQQNYIDISKIRIIGNYTLISKNTPYINTKKIQQDIINYIKSRYPDYQIQQIKFSHFEKKFPYQVQIKIVERNKTSSYMYLTYQILRNGQLIKSINVSVKYIPFAKVVVADRDIMKGQLISKDDIRIEKVKFRRGYITDPNIVIGAIAKVFIQKDKPIRENMIEPDYPVKKRSYVKVVYDRNGIKIEITGYALENGQKGQVIKVKNPSTGKILPCKVIGENTVLFIGGSR, encoded by the coding sequence TTGCAACACTTAAAAGTTAAAATATTTCTGCTCTTTCTGCTGATTTTTTCCCTTAGCTACGGGGAAACTGTTATAACACTGAAAAAATATGTAAACACAGATAAAACCCAGATTAAGCTGTCTGATATAGCAACAATAAGAGCCGACACCCCATCTATAAAATCATTTTTATCACAGATTATTGTAATAAATAATCTAAACGGCACAGTTAAAATATATCCGAAAAACATAAAACAGATACTACAGCAAAACTACATAGACATTTCAAAAATCCGTATAATCGGAAATTACACACTGATAAGTAAAAACACTCCTTACATAAATACTAAAAAAATACAGCAAGATATTATCAACTATATAAAAAGTCGATACCCAGACTACCAGATTCAACAGATAAAATTTTCTCATTTTGAAAAAAAGTTTCCATATCAGGTTCAAATAAAGATAGTAGAAAGAAACAAAACATCTTCCTATATGTATCTAACCTATCAAATTCTCAGAAACGGGCAGCTAATAAAAAGTATAAATGTTTCCGTCAAATATATACCATTTGCAAAAGTAGTTGTAGCTGATAGAGATATTATGAAAGGGCAATTGATATCAAAAGATGATATCAGAATTGAGAAAGTTAAATTTAGGAGGGGATACATTACAGACCCAAATATTGTAATAGGTGCTATTGCAAAGGTTTTCATCCAGAAAGATAAACCTATACGGGAAAATATGATAGAACCGGACTATCCTGTAAAGAAAAGAAGTTATGTTAAAGTAGTATATGACCGAAATGGTATAAAGATAGAAATAACCGGCTATGCCCTTGAAAATGGCCAGAAAGGACAGGTTATTAAAGTTAAAAATCCATCAACAGGAAAGATACTACCATGCAAGGTAATAGGAGAAAATACAGTCTTGTTTATAGGTGGCTCCCGATAG
- the flgG gene encoding flagellar basal-body rod protein FlgG, whose amino-acid sequence MIRALWTSASGMQAQQTNLDVISHNIANVNTVGFKRSRANFEDLIYQNLKDPGVMSSNETRVPSGIQIGLGVKLSDVTKIFTQGSLMKTDKQLDIAIQGEGFFKIELPGGGEAYTRAGNFQIDNEGYVVTPNGYKLSPNIQISSPETLISIDISPNGKVYAVRNEGGQETVEELTDIKLYKFINPAGLKAIGENLFVQTEASGEAIEGDPNTDGFGKLAQGFLEASNVNIVEEMVNLIVAQRAYEINSKGIITADEMLRTVATLKS is encoded by the coding sequence ATGATTAGAGCATTGTGGACATCAGCTTCAGGAATGCAGGCACAACAAACAAATCTTGATGTTATATCCCACAATATTGCTAACGTTAACACAGTAGGGTTTAAAAGAAGTAGAGCAAACTTTGAAGACCTGATATATCAGAACTTGAAAGACCCTGGAGTTATGAGTTCAAACGAAACAAGAGTTCCTTCAGGAATACAGATTGGTCTTGGGGTTAAATTATCCGATGTTACCAAAATCTTCACACAGGGAAGCTTAATGAAAACAGATAAACAGCTTGATATTGCCATACAGGGAGAAGGATTTTTCAAGATAGAGCTTCCTGGAGGTGGAGAAGCTTATACAAGGGCAGGAAATTTCCAGATAGATAATGAAGGTTATGTTGTTACTCCAAATGGATACAAACTTTCTCCAAATATACAGATTTCTTCTCCAGAAACTCTTATAAGCATAGATATTAGCCCAAATGGAAAAGTTTATGCTGTCAGAAATGAAGGTGGACAGGAAACAGTTGAGGAGCTTACAGATATTAAACTCTACAAGTTTATAAATCCTGCTGGTTTAAAAGCAATCGGAGAAAATCTGTTTGTTCAGACAGAAGCTTCAGGTGAGGCCATTGAAGGTGACCCTAACACAGATGGATTTGGAAAGCTTGCACAGGGATTTCTCGAGGCTTCCAATGTGAATATTGTTGAAGAAATGGTTAATCTAATTGTTGCACAAAGGGCTTACGAGATTAACTCAAAAGGTATAATCACAGCAGATGAGATGTTACGGACAGTTGCAACACTTAAAAGTTAA
- a CDS encoding flagellar hook-basal body protein: MAINFQPIYVLAAGGERALENLDTTANNLANVNTPGFKKLLLREMSQYIPENKGDTAHLFVFPRFNDTPVINTQGNIFRTDAPLDFAIFGEGFFAVETSNGIQYTRNGHFFRNQDGYIVDANGNYLLDTQGKKIQITDMTQPITVADDGTIYQGDQQVAKFMIKNFTAIKPVGNSYYLPDTQKGTTEIPAQYSIKQGYLEHSNVNAIKGMIELINAQRRFEIYGTLMRSLDQMEQKSNEIGRA, translated from the coding sequence ATGGCAATAAACTTTCAACCGATATATGTTCTGGCAGCAGGCGGAGAAAGAGCACTGGAAAACCTTGATACTACAGCGAATAATCTGGCCAATGTTAATACCCCAGGTTTTAAAAAATTACTCCTCAGGGAAATGAGCCAGTATATCCCTGAAAATAAAGGAGATACTGCACATCTGTTTGTTTTTCCCAGATTTAATGATACTCCTGTAATAAACACCCAGGGCAATATTTTCAGAACAGATGCACCCCTTGATTTTGCTATATTTGGAGAAGGATTTTTTGCAGTTGAAACCTCAAACGGTATTCAATACACCCGTAATGGACATTTTTTCAGAAATCAGGATGGATACATAGTTGATGCCAACGGAAACTATCTGCTTGATACACAGGGAAAAAAAATTCAGATTACAGATATGACACAACCAATAACAGTGGCAGATGATGGAACCATATATCAGGGAGACCAGCAAGTAGCAAAATTTATGATTAAAAACTTTACAGCTATAAAACCTGTAGGAAACAGCTACTACCTGCCTGATACACAAAAGGGAACAACAGAAATTCCTGCCCAGTATTCAATAAAGCAGGGTTATCTGGAACACTCAAACGTAAATGCAATTAAAGGTATGATAGAGCTTATAAATGCCCAGAGAAGATTCGAAATATATGGAACACTCATGAGAAGTTTAGACCAGATGGAACAAAAAAGTAATGAAATAGGAAGAGCATAA
- the fliN gene encoding flagellar motor switch protein FliN, translating to MSEEEKKENQSEEVDQEKLAEEWAKMAEAGSSETEEGSQEESVDQEKLAEEWAKMAEGGESSESESSEEVDQEKLAEEWAKMAEGESSESSEVNQEELAKEWEQMAAQPEKPVEMAEFEKEKLDLLMDIPLEISVEIGSTKMPLEEILKLNPNSIVELDRYIDQPVDIKVNGKLIAKGQLYTVENNFGIKITSIITVQERMKLLSNDEM from the coding sequence ATGAGTGAAGAAGAAAAGAAAGAAAATCAGTCAGAAGAAGTTGATCAGGAAAAATTAGCAGAGGAATGGGCTAAAATGGCTGAAGCAGGTTCCTCTGAAACAGAAGAAGGGTCTCAAGAAGAATCTGTAGATCAAGAAAAACTGGCTGAAGAGTGGGCTAAGATGGCTGAAGGTGGAGAATCTTCAGAGTCAGAAAGTTCTGAGGAAGTAGATCAGGAAAAGCTTGCGGAAGAATGGGCTAAAATGGCCGAAGGAGAATCCTCAGAAAGCTCAGAAGTAAATCAGGAAGAACTTGCTAAAGAATGGGAGCAAATGGCAGCTCAACCGGAAAAACCTGTTGAAATGGCTGAGTTTGAAAAAGAAAAGTTAGATTTATTAATGGACATTCCCCTTGAGATTTCTGTTGAGATAGGAAGCACCAAAATGCCCCTTGAAGAAATCCTGAAACTAAATCCAAACAGCATTGTCGAACTGGATAGATATATTGACCAGCCTGTTGATATAAAAGTAAATGGTAAGCTTATAGCAAAAGGGCAACTTTACACCGTAGAAAATAATTTTGGTATTAAAATAACCAGCATAATCACCGTTCAGGAAAGGATGAAACTTCTTTCAAACGACGAAATGTAA
- the fliM gene encoding flagellar motor switch protein FliM, translated as MSDEFLSQEEIDALLGGGQEEKEEEKPKEDIAPFDFSEVEHIKKGGLPGFELIFERWIKLFREEVRKILPHINMISKENIYISRFQNFMLKIPLPSSYTIFSMRPLKENALLVVDSRLVFTVISVLFGGPAKPFKVEGREFTKLELRVIQDFINTALKTFEQVWDEFYPVMIEIKSIELNPSLARIVSPNEKVIIVECKMDIDGYEAPFYFCFPQSMFLPIKDIVYSQVAFSEDPIWRKNIEEKVRKIELKLTLELTKKTLKVKDILEWEEGTELNLYVSPTDEFKLYVEDKHKFDAKLGKINEKYAAMIIRPVIEEEENE; from the coding sequence ATGTCTGATGAATTCCTGTCTCAGGAAGAGATAGATGCTTTATTAGGCGGAGGTCAGGAAGAAAAAGAGGAAGAAAAGCCCAAAGAAGATATAGCTCCCTTCGATTTTTCTGAAGTTGAACATATCAAGAAAGGTGGTCTTCCTGGATTTGAGCTTATTTTTGAAAGATGGATAAAACTATTCAGAGAAGAAGTCAGAAAAATTTTGCCCCATATAAATATGATCTCAAAAGAAAATATCTACATATCCAGATTTCAGAATTTTATGCTAAAAATTCCTCTACCCTCCAGTTATACCATTTTCTCAATGAGACCTCTCAAGGAAAATGCATTACTGGTTGTTGATTCAAGACTGGTTTTTACTGTAATAAGTGTTTTGTTCGGTGGTCCTGCAAAACCATTTAAAGTAGAAGGAAGAGAATTTACCAAACTGGAACTTAGAGTGATACAGGATTTCATAAATACAGCCTTAAAAACTTTTGAACAGGTTTGGGATGAATTCTACCCTGTTATGATAGAAATCAAATCAATAGAACTAAACCCAAGTCTTGCAAGAATAGTCTCTCCCAATGAAAAAGTGATTATTGTTGAATGCAAAATGGATATTGATGGATATGAAGCACCATTTTATTTTTGTTTTCCCCAAAGTATGTTTCTACCAATTAAAGATATTGTTTACTCACAGGTGGCATTCTCCGAAGACCCTATCTGGAGAAAAAATATAGAAGAAAAGGTCAGAAAAATAGAATTGAAATTAACCTTAGAACTTACGAAAAAAACATTAAAAGTAAAAGATATACTCGAATGGGAAGAAGGCACAGAACTAAATCTGTATGTATCACCAACAGATGAGTTTAAATTATATGTAGAGGATAAACACAAGTTTGATGCTAAACTTGGAAAAATTAATGAAAAATATGCAGCAATGATCATAAGACCTGTTATTGAAGAGGAAGAAAATGAGTGA
- the fliG gene encoding flagellar motor switch protein FliG has translation MIEEAFNSLKEIAPIKIAPDNLRKILEQALPPDKLEKLLADTLTVEEGKAIFRELEKMDPKFVANIIQNEHPQVIALILSQLKPQKAAEIIQYLPKRLGVTNVQEEVIKRIASIEKISSDMLKMVADTLEEELLTVGAGKEETLSGVDIAAEIVNILPKELAQEILDEIRKENASLADTIEEKMFKFEDIVKLDNRAIIEILKVVDKNDLLIALKGAPPEIMDKFLSNMSKRAAQMFLEDMEILGPVKKSDVEKARKKIIATIKSLIEKGVIEYGAGEEMI, from the coding sequence ATTATAGAAGAAGCCTTTAATTCCCTTAAGGAAATAGCACCTATAAAAATAGCCCCAGATAATCTAAGAAAAATTCTTGAACAGGCTCTACCACCAGACAAATTAGAAAAACTGCTGGCAGATACTTTAACAGTAGAAGAAGGGAAAGCTATATTTAGAGAACTTGAAAAAATGGACCCTAAATTTGTGGCAAATATAATCCAGAATGAACACCCACAGGTAATTGCCCTTATCCTTTCCCAGCTTAAACCACAAAAAGCAGCAGAGATAATCCAGTATTTACCAAAAAGACTGGGAGTTACCAATGTTCAGGAAGAAGTTATAAAAAGAATTGCATCCATAGAAAAAATATCCAGTGATATGCTTAAGATGGTAGCCGACACCCTTGAAGAAGAATTACTCACAGTAGGAGCAGGAAAAGAAGAAACATTAAGCGGAGTTGATATTGCAGCCGAAATTGTGAATATCCTGCCCAAAGAACTGGCTCAGGAGATACTGGATGAGATTAGAAAAGAAAATGCCTCCCTTGCAGATACAATTGAAGAAAAAATGTTCAAATTTGAAGACATTGTCAAACTGGATAACAGAGCTATTATTGAGATACTCAAGGTTGTTGACAAAAATGACCTTCTCATTGCCCTTAAAGGAGCTCCACCTGAGATTATGGACAAATTCCTATCTAACATGTCCAAAAGGGCTGCACAGATGTTCCTTGAAGATATGGAAATTCTGGGACCAGTTAAAAAATCTGATGTTGAGAAAGCAAGAAAGAAAATTATTGCAACTATCAAGAGCCTGATAGAAAAAGGTGTTATTGAATATGGGGCAGGAGAAGAAATGATTTAG